The sequence CGGCACAAGGCCAGCGTGGTCGGCGACACGGTTGGTGACCCGCTGAAAGACACCGCAGGTCCCGCGCTTAACCCGATGATCAAGGTGATCAACCTGGTTAGCTTGATCATTGCACCCATCGTGGTGGCGCAGGAGGGCTTCAGTCTTGGCAGTGCTTTGGTTGTCATCGCTCTGCTGGTGTCTATTGTTTTGGCCATTCGCACCAGCAAGAGAGAGGTTGAACCAATGACCTAACGACGCCATTCGGGCGTGATAGGATGCAAAAGGCTGGGTGAGTCTGAACTCACCCAGCCTTTATGCTAAGAAGATCATTATCTGGTGCGAAAGAGACTTGTCCACACTGAACCGAGGGAAAAGATGAGCGAGCAAGGCCAATCTGAAAGGCAAGATGCGATGGTGCAAGAGCAAGGTAATCTGCCGGCAGCCTATTGTTATGACCCCTTCAACCTGCGGCATCATATGACGGGGCATCCTGAAAACCGGGAGCGCCTGCGGGGAACCTGGGATCTGCTGCAACAAGATGGTGTTTTGCAGAATATGTTGGAGATACCCTCTACACCTGTGAGCGACGAGCGCTTGCTGAGAATCCACACGAAACGCCATCTTTCCCGGGTAAGACAGGCTGCAGAACGGGGCACCCACCTGGACCCGGACACCTACGTTGGATCCGATTCTGAAGAGGCCGCCAGGTTAGCTTGCGGCGGCCTATGCAATCTGGTCAACGCGGTGCTCAGCGGCACAGCTCGCAATGGATTTGCCCTGGTGCGTCCTCCGGGTCATCACGCTACCCCCGATCACGCCATGGGTTTCTGTTTGTACAACAATGTGGCTGTGGCTGCTCGGGCCGCACAGGAAGAGCATGGCGTGGAGCGAGTCTTGATCGTGGACTTCGACGTTCACCATGGGAACGGCACCCAGGATGCCTTCTACCAGGATGGCAGCGTGATGTTCTTCAGCACCCACCAGTATCCCTATTATCCCGGCTCAGGAGACTGGAACCAGACCGGCCTCGGGCAGGGCACTGGCGCGACGGTGAATGTTCCCTTCTCCGCCGGCGTGGGCGACGAGGGGTATCAAAGTGCGTTCGCGCAGATATTGTTGCCCCTGGCTCATCGGTTTCGACCCGATTTGATCCTGGTCTCCGCCGGCTATGATGCACACTGGAATGATCCGTTGGCGAGCATGCAACTTACCCTGACAGGCTATGCCGATCTGGTGGGCCGCTTGATCGAGATGGCAGATGAGTTAAACAATGGACGGATTGTTTTTTCTCTGGAAGGTGGCTATCATCTGGAAGTGTTGGCCCATGCCGTGCTCAATACGTTGCGTCTGTTGAGTGACGGGTCCCAGGAAATCAGTGATCCCCTGGGGCCGTGCCCATGGCCTGACCGGGAGCATCATGAGGTAGTGATGCAGGTGCGCCATGTCCATGGGCTGCGGTGATCCTGCCATCTACAACCACTTGCTGATCTTGGCTGCGTGGGTGACCTCATGTTAAAATGGACTTCACAACCCATAACATTCAGAGATTTAAGGAGAAAAACGTGGAACGAACCCTGGTGATCATCAAACCTGATGGTGTACAGCGAGGCTTGATCGGTGAAATTATCACGCGATTGGAAAGACGCGGCCTGCGAATTGCCGGTATGAAGCTGTTGCAGGTCAGCAATGAGTTGGCGCACACACATTATGCCGTGCATGAGGGCAAGCCCTTTTTTGCCGGCCTGATCCAGTTCATTACTTCGGGTCCTGTGGTCGTGATGGCTCTGGAGGGCAGCAACGCTATCGCGGTGACCCGCAAGACTCTGGGAACGACCTCGCCGGGTCAGGCTGAGCCGGGCACCATTCGGGCAGATTTCGGCATGGATATCGGATTCAATCTCGTTCACGGATCTGATGGTGCTGAGACCGCAGCGCAGGAACTGGCATTATGGTTCGGCGAGAATGAACTGGTGAGTTTCGAGCGAGCCATCGATCCCTGGATCTATGAGTGATACCTGATTCCCGGCCTGATCAGGCCCTACTGGATCTTCAAGACCACCTGTGCGTCCTTCCAGAGCTGCTCGAGGTCATAGAATTGACGGGTGGATTCGTTAAAGACGTGTACGACGACGTCCCCGTAATCGAGTAGCGTCCAGCCGGCATCGGGCTTGCCTTCCGGTGGCCTGAGAGGAAGAATATCCTCTTTTTTGAGATCCGATGCGATCGAATCGAGTATCGCTTTGGTCTGGCGGGTACTATCCGACGTACAGATCACAAAGTAGTCGGCCAGCACCGAAATCTCACGCAGGTCGAGCAACGTGATGGCCGATGCCTGCTTTTCTTCAGCCAATTCGATGATCTTTCGTGCGAGTTCAGATGAGTTCAGAGTGGTATCTCCTGATATGCTGGAACTGTTTTGACCCACTGGCGACCCGAATTTTAGCACAGGGTGGGCGCTAGCACAAAGGAACCGGATCAGGGTGCTTGTTCCCCTTCGATGGTACAACTGGTGTCGATAGGGGAGGGAAGAGAAAGCCCCCATCGGTGCGCCTGGGTTGGTTCCGAAACAGGCTGGCGAGTTGTGGTATGGTCATAGGCTCGACCGGCGATACCGGGCCACTGTAACTCAGCGGCTATCTTCCGGGAAGCGGCGAACTCTGCCGGCAGGGTTGCGTTCAGGTCCCGATAGGGGGAGACCGTACCGACGACCCAGGCCCGTTGGCCTGCGGGAATCTGATTGAGGGCTTCCAGGTTGTTGGCGAAGAGAGGATGCCAACTCAGAGCCTGTTGCCAGTAATAGTTGAATACCGGTGCATCCAATTCGTCGACCCAGAGCGAATCATCCGGCCGGGTTTCTCTCGCCAGCGCGGCAGCAACCTGGTTCCAGGGAGGTTTGGGCGCCGTCAGAATAGTCATCAGGCTTAGCGTCAATAATATAGCAAACAGGCCTGTCGCGAGAATTCCCCACCTGTTTCGGTGTTGGCTGAATGACGGCCTGTCACGTACGATTACCCACGCGGCGGCCACCGCCGCGAAGGGAAGCAGGATGACGAGATGCCTCTTGATAGTGAAGAGCGCTGGCAGCACGCCCAGGATTGCCAACCCTGCGAACAGAACAAGCAGGATGACCCCGGCCGGTAGACTTCGCAACCCATCGCGGGACCGAGGATACCTCGCCAGGATGAAAGCCAGGACAAACGCCAGGCAGATAGCTGCCAGCAAGGTGAAGGAAAGTAATGGTCGGGCCAGCTCCGGCGTCAAAGATACCCCCAGTGCCTGTGCCCGGACCGCCAGAAAATCGGCCTGGTAGGAGAACCTTCTCAGAACCTGCCGTTGAGGTGAGATCAGCCACCAGCCCACGAAGGGCAGCAACAATGCTGCCTGCAACAGCGCCCACCGCAACCCCCTGTTGTGTGGTTGGTTCTTCTCCTGTTCTCTCCAGGGCCAACCGCTGGCGAGAATCAGGTTCAGGCCACCCCAAATGACCAGGGCCCCATACTCCACGAAAAGCGCTGACCATCCAAGGATCAGGTAAATGAAGGCGCTGACCAATCTCGGGTGTTTCCACCAGCGTAATCCGGCCAGCACCATGCCCAGGGCCAGCGTAGTCAGAAGCGCGTATGGACGAGCCTCTTGACTGTACCACACGTGAAGGGGAGCCACGGCAATCAGGGCGGCAGTGGCGATAGCCGCCCACTCTCTCCACCGGCTATCCAGTGAAGCTGGGATAACTTCTCTCGCCAGCGTCCAGGTCAAGGGCACGGCAAGCGCTCCCAACAGCGCTGACGGGAAACGAAGCCACCATTCACTGGTGCCCAGCGTTGTCACTGCGCGCAGCATGAGGTAGTACCCGGGAGGATGAGGGTCGCAGAGTTGCCAGATGAGCCTCTGGAGGGGAAGTTGAGAGAAGAAGTAGCTGCTACCCTCGTCGGGAACCAGCGATTTGCTTCCCAGTGCCAGCAGTCGAAGCAGAAATGCCCCAAGGGTCAGCAGAATCAACAGATAGATGAAAAGGTTAGGAGGTTTGCTCTGGGTCTTCACGAGAATCGCTGTCGCCGGATGATGATGTTGATGCCCCACTGCTCTCGTCCAAACAAGGTCGCGTGAGCAGGTGGGTCGAGACTGCTGCTGCTGCGCCAAACACGGCGAAGCTCAAGGCATACCCCCGCTGGGCCACCAGGGGTGCATCGGTCAGTCCATGGCTGGCATAGGCGATCAGACTGCCAAACAAACCAATGGCCAGCGCGGTCAGATCAGCGGTCGCTGAGTCCTTTTGCTCCCGACTCTGCCAGCTTTTTGATGCAACAACAAGACCGGCCGCCAGAGCCAGAAACATGGCAAGTTGTGCGATCAATCCCGGAATCCCCAGTTCAGCAGCTGTCAACAGGAAGATGTTGTGGGCGTGAATGAACTCCCCGGTGAACTCGTTGAAGAAAGGAGGATAAAGTACCATGACGACCCGTTCGAACATACCAGGTCCCACGCCCGAAAGGCCGAAGTCCCTGACAATCGCCAGGGATCGGATCCACAGTTCAATGCGGCTGGGCAAGGTATCAAGCGACGTGCCTGTTGTCTGTACAGGTTCGAAGAGGTTGGAGACCAGCCATCCAGGCCTGGTTAGCAGAAGGATCACACCTCCGACGATACCGGCGATGACCACGACCATCCACCAGCGCCGGTATCGCAGCAACGGCATCAGCAACAGTGCCACAACCGCAGCAACCCAGGCGCCTCTTGACTGGGTAAGCATCAAGACCAATGCCACCAGAATCACGGCGATGATGGCAAGGATGCGCAGCCAACGAGTCCTGGACCATGCTGCCAGTGCGACTGCCGGCGGCAACAGAATTACCATAGCGCCCCCGGTCAGGTTGGGATGGGTCCCTTCCGATTGCCATGGCAGAAACCTGGTGGGCAGGAAGTCATAGAGGATTGATGGCAGAAGCCCTTTCCCGGGAAACCAGCGTGTGCCTGCCACCATGAGCAAGGCCAGGACAAGCGAACCTGTCAGGAACACCCCCGGCAGATACCGCATCCAGGCGCTGCCGGCCAACCCAGCCAGGCCGTACAAGATTGCCCACCCGGCGATGATCTTGTACACCGCTGGCCAACTGGTCATTGGATCGGCGCTGGCCCAGACTCCCAGCGGCAACAGGAGCAGAAAAAGTAGATTGGGCCAGTCGACAGGGGTTCTCGGTACCAGGGTGCCGCTGCTCAAGGCCCGCCAGGCAAACAGCGTCGCAAGCCCCGCCAGCGCGGCAACGAGGACAGCACCGGGAATGCGACCTGGAAACAGCAACGGGACCGCCAAGGCTGCACAACCCATCAAGAAGGCCAGGGCGCGCCATTCCACAGCCAGGTGTGTTCTGAAATTAGAGGGGGATGTTTCGCCGGCGTGCGTCATGTGAGCCCCACTATAACATATTGCCAGAACTGATGCAAAGCGTTTTACCTGTCGAATGGCATACGGCCTGGCAACGCTAAGCTGACCACTCGATGAACAGGGAACAAGCATAGAGTATGTTGCGTCTGAAACTGAGATGAACCCTGTACCCGGACAACATCAGAAATCACCGAAGAGACCGCATGGCAGAGCTGTGTCATGCTTCTCCTGGTTTGGTGATAATGACCTTTGATGTTAGAATCTCTGCACGTTCTTCAAAAGAACACCCCATTCCAGAAAGGAGGATGCGGTATCTTATGAATATGTTCAAGAAGCCAGGTCTGCCAATTCTCATAGCCACCTTGTTGGTGGTAAGTGTGTTGGCTGCCTGTGCCACCGCAAGTGCCGAAACAATCGTCGAACATGAAGCGGCCGCTGCTCAGAGCAGTGGCGAGACTATCGTCCTGTACGTCGGACCAACCCTGGTTGATTGTGTGGGCGCATCGCCCCAGAAGTGCATGCTCGTCAAACAGAATCCTGAAGACGACTACCAGTATTTCTATGATCAGATCGAGGGCTTCGACTACGAGGAAGGCTACGAATACCAACTGTTGGTCAACGTCCAGCAGGTGGAGAACCCACCGGCCGATGCCTCCAGCCTGAAGTTCACCCTGGTGGAGATGGTCGAGAAAACACCTGTCGATGCCGCCGTTGGCACCGGCGAGTCCGCTGGCAGCCATGAAGGCACCCTTTGGGTGCTTCAATCCTACGCCAACGTTGATGGAGAGACGGTGTCCGTCTTGCCAAATACGCGCGTTACCGCTGAATTCCTGGAAGGTCAAGTTGCCGGGGACACCGGATGCAACCGCTATTTCGGAACTTACGTTCTTGATGGGAGCAACCTGACTGTTGAACTCGGAGGGGTCACCATGAGGGCTTGTCCTGGGCTCATCATGACCCAGGAGAAGGATTTCCTGGATGCACTGGCCAGTTCGGCGACCTATGCGGTCGATGGTGAACAGTTGGAAATTTCCAACACCGACGGTGACGTCGTTCTCACCTTCGCGGCTGATCAGCCCCTGTCTCTGACAGGCACCCCCTGGCAATTGATCTCCTTCAACACCGGCAATGCCCTGTTGTCCAGCCTGACAACCGAGTTGATCACGGCCGAATTCGGTGAAGATGGAAACATGACCGGGTTTGCCGGTTGCAACAATTATACAGCACGCTACCGCACCAAGGATGATAGCATCGAGATCGGTCCGGCGGCCACCACACGCAAGATGTGTGCGGAGCCGCAGGATGTGATGGAAACGGAAGCAGGCTATCTGGCTGCCCTGGAGCGAGCTGCCAGCTACCAGATCGAGGGAATCGAGCTGACTCTGCTAGACCAGGATGGCACGCGGGTTGCAATCTATCGGGCTTCAGGCGAGACAGCGGAAGTTGCACCTGATACTGAAGTGATTGCACCAGCAGTTCCCGTGGCAGAGCCAACACCGGAGGTAGTGGACACCTATCACGCCCTGCTGCCGTCGGCCGACAGCCGGGGCCGCGTGGTTGAGCTCGATTTGATGGATGATGGCAGCGCTACGCTGATCATCGATTACCTCAATGATGAGCCACCGATTGTTGAGACGGGCACCTGGCAGGCTAACGACGATGGCACAGTGACTCTCACATTGCTTGCCATAGATGATCGTGCCCTTAACGATCCCGATGTGATCACCTTCGAAACAGACGGGGATAACTTGCGGGCGGTTGACTATGACGCGGAGCTTTACGGCTCGGCCGGCCTGCCGCTCAGCAGACAAGGGGACTACCACGAGCAGATCGAAGGCGCGAAGCGTGCATTCCTGATACTTGATCTGGAAGCAGGCTTCCCGCTGGATCCCTTCTTCGTCAGTGTCAACGGTGGCGGTGAGCTGGATGCCAGCACCTATGTGGATGGCTGCACCGGCTTCGTGCATAAGGATCCAATTGTCAGCGTTGATTGGGAAGGTGAAACCGACTTCATCGAGGTCTTCTTCTACAGCGATCATGACCCGACCTTGATCATTCAGAAGCCGGACGGCAGCTTCGTCTGCAATGACGATGCCAATGCCCTGCTTCTGGATCCGGTCGTCGAGATGGCGAATCCTGAGAAGGGTATCTATAACATCTGGGTCGGTAGTTACCACGAGAATCAGTTGATTCCCGGTGTGTTGGTGATTACGACGCGACCCGATGTGAACATCGGAACCTTCACCCTGGACGGGCTGGTCAGCCGTGAAGCCATCCCCGAGGTTTTGCAGACGCCTGAAGGGCGCAAGGCTGCGGAAGAGTTGCTGGCCATGATCGAAGCCCGGCAAGGCGACATCGAGAAGCTGACCTCTGGCAGCGAGCCGAAGCAGGTGGATATCACCGCCGAGGGCGATGTTGCTGCCTTTGAGTTCGACATCGAAGGTGCGATCTGTAACGGACATATCGGGGAAATCCCTGACTACGTCTTTGACTGGTCGGGTACCGATCCTTTTGCCGTGTACTTCGAGGGTAATCAGGATGCGACCCTGGTTTTGGTCCAGCCTGGCGGCGCTGTGGTCTGCAACGACGACGCAGTTGCCGGGGAAAACCTCAATCCCTACGTGGTGCTCGAACAACCCCCTGAGGGCCTGTACGCCATCTTCGTCGGGCGAATCGATCCGGAGACCCCGGTCACAGGCCAATTGACGATCGCCGGAATTCCTGACGCGGACGTCGATGTCCTGGAACCGGCCGGCGAGTAAGCTGGGAGCTTTCGATGACTAACTCAACTATGGTTAAACAAGGAGCCTGAATGATGAAACGCTTCTTTCTGATACTGATAATCGTGGCGCTCCTGGCGGTGATCCCCCTGGCAACTACGGACGTGGGGGCCCAGAGCGGAAACCAGTGGCGCGCCGACTACTACCCCAATCTGGACTGGGCAGGCAATCCGGTCTTCACCCAGGTTATTCCCTACCTGAACCTGAATTGGGGTGCAGGGGTACCTGGGCCCAACATGCCGGCCGACAACTGGACGATGCGGGGCACTTCCGATGCCTACTTCTACAGCGGCGTCTATCGTTTCTCGGCATTGGCTGACGATGAGGTTTTGCTGATGATCGACAACGCGGTCTATCTGGACACGCGAGGTAAAGGTCAGTCCGGCAAAAACCAGATGATCGACGTTACCATGACCCAGGGAACCCACCACGTTCAGGTGGATTTCCGGGAGTACACCGGGAACGCCTATATCACGATAAACTGGGAGCTGATCAAGGGCCCAACACCTCCTCCGCCATCCTCCTCCTGTCCCTATCCACCAGCGTCGGCGCCAAGCGTGCAGACGCAATTTGGTGACTATACACCCTGCATTCAGAGCGGCTCACACCAATCGCAGTGTTATGTTTCAGACGGTGCATGGGATTCACCCAATCAGGGTTCCATTCA is a genomic window of Chloroflexota bacterium containing:
- a CDS encoding META domain-containing protein, translating into MNMFKKPGLPILIATLLVVSVLAACATASAETIVEHEAAAAQSSGETIVLYVGPTLVDCVGASPQKCMLVKQNPEDDYQYFYDQIEGFDYEEGYEYQLLVNVQQVENPPADASSLKFTLVEMVEKTPVDAAVGTGESAGSHEGTLWVLQSYANVDGETVSVLPNTRVTAEFLEGQVAGDTGCNRYFGTYVLDGSNLTVELGGVTMRACPGLIMTQEKDFLDALASSATYAVDGEQLEISNTDGDVVLTFAADQPLSLTGTPWQLISFNTGNALLSSLTTELITAEFGEDGNMTGFAGCNNYTARYRTKDDSIEIGPAATTRKMCAEPQDVMETEAGYLAALERAASYQIEGIELTLLDQDGTRVAIYRASGETAEVAPDTEVIAPAVPVAEPTPEVVDTYHALLPSADSRGRVVELDLMDDGSATLIIDYLNDEPPIVETGTWQANDDGTVTLTLLAIDDRALNDPDVITFETDGDNLRAVDYDAELYGSAGLPLSRQGDYHEQIEGAKRAFLILDLEAGFPLDPFFVSVNGGGELDASTYVDGCTGFVHKDPIVSVDWEGETDFIEVFFYSDHDPTLIIQKPDGSFVCNDDANALLLDPVVEMANPEKGIYNIWVGSYHENQLIPGVLVITTRPDVNIGTFTLDGLVSREAIPEVLQTPEGRKAAEELLAMIEARQGDIEKLTSGSEPKQVDITAEGDVAAFEFDIEGAICNGHIGEIPDYVFDWSGTDPFAVYFEGNQDATLVLVQPGGAVVCNDDAVAGENLNPYVVLEQPPEGLYAIFVGRIDPETPVTGQLTIAGIPDADVDVLEPAGE
- a CDS encoding histone deacetylase gives rise to the protein MSEQGQSERQDAMVQEQGNLPAAYCYDPFNLRHHMTGHPENRERLRGTWDLLQQDGVLQNMLEIPSTPVSDERLLRIHTKRHLSRVRQAAERGTHLDPDTYVGSDSEEAARLACGGLCNLVNAVLSGTARNGFALVRPPGHHATPDHAMGFCLYNNVAVAARAAQEEHGVERVLIVDFDVHHGNGTQDAFYQDGSVMFFSTHQYPYYPGSGDWNQTGLGQGTGATVNVPFSAGVGDEGYQSAFAQILLPLAHRFRPDLILVSAGYDAHWNDPLASMQLTLTGYADLVGRLIEMADELNNGRIVFSLEGGYHLEVLAHAVLNTLRLLSDGSQEISDPLGPCPWPDREHHEVVMQVRHVHGLR
- the ndk gene encoding nucleoside-diphosphate kinase codes for the protein MERTLVIIKPDGVQRGLIGEIITRLERRGLRIAGMKLLQVSNELAHTHYAVHEGKPFFAGLIQFITSGPVVVMALEGSNAIAVTRKTLGTTSPGQAEPGTIRADFGMDIGFNLVHGSDGAETAAQELALWFGENELVSFERAIDPWIYE
- the rsfS gene encoding ribosome silencing factor translates to MLKFGSPVGQNSSSISGDTTLNSSELARKIIELAEEKQASAITLLDLREISVLADYFVICTSDSTRQTKAILDSIASDLKKEDILPLRPPEGKPDAGWTLLDYGDVVVHVFNESTRQFYDLEQLWKDAQVVLKIQ
- a CDS encoding glycosyltransferase family 39 protein; translation: MKTQSKPPNLFIYLLILLTLGAFLLRLLALGSKSLVPDEGSSYFFSQLPLQRLIWQLCDPHPPGYYLMLRAVTTLGTSEWWLRFPSALLGALAVPLTWTLAREVIPASLDSRWREWAAIATAALIAVAPLHVWYSQEARPYALLTTLALGMVLAGLRWWKHPRLVSAFIYLILGWSALFVEYGALVIWGGLNLILASGWPWREQEKNQPHNRGLRWALLQAALLLPFVGWWLISPQRQVLRRFSYQADFLAVRAQALGVSLTPELARPLLSFTLLAAICLAFVLAFILARYPRSRDGLRSLPAGVILLVLFAGLAILGVLPALFTIKRHLVILLPFAAVAAAWVIVRDRPSFSQHRNRWGILATGLFAILLTLSLMTILTAPKPPWNQVAAALARETRPDDSLWVDELDAPVFNYYWQQALSWHPLFANNLEALNQIPAGQRAWVVGTVSPYRDLNATLPAEFAASRKIAAELQWPGIAGRAYDHTTTRQPVSEPTQAHRWGLSLPSPIDTSCTIEGEQAP
- a CDS encoding PA14 domain-containing protein, with amino-acid sequence MMKRFFLILIIVALLAVIPLATTDVGAQSGNQWRADYYPNLDWAGNPVFTQVIPYLNLNWGAGVPGPNMPADNWTMRGTSDAYFYSGVYRFSALADDEVLLMIDNAVYLDTRGKGQSGKNQMIDVTMTQGTHHVQVDFREYTGNAYITINWELIKGPTPPPPSSSCPYPPASAPSVQTQFGDYTPCIQSGSHQSQCYVSDGAWDSPNQGSIQMEPKITIWGNCQPADSDTTWALDCSTDPWKTQNYRCSKTLSGWFPS
- a CDS encoding O-antigen ligase family protein, whose translation is MTHAGETSPSNFRTHLAVEWRALAFLMGCAALAVPLLFPGRIPGAVLVAALAGLATLFAWRALSSGTLVPRTPVDWPNLLFLLLLPLGVWASADPMTSWPAVYKIIAGWAILYGLAGLAGSAWMRYLPGVFLTGSLVLALLMVAGTRWFPGKGLLPSILYDFLPTRFLPWQSEGTHPNLTGGAMVILLPPAVALAAWSRTRWLRILAIIAVILVALVLMLTQSRGAWVAAVVALLLMPLLRYRRWWMVVVIAGIVGGVILLLTRPGWLVSNLFEPVQTTGTSLDTLPSRIELWIRSLAIVRDFGLSGVGPGMFERVVMVLYPPFFNEFTGEFIHAHNIFLLTAAELGIPGLIAQLAMFLALAAGLVVASKSWQSREQKDSATADLTALAIGLFGSLIAYASHGLTDAPLVAQRGYALSFAVFGAAAAVSTHLLTRPCLDESSGASTSSSGDSDSREDPEQTS